A part of Terriglobia bacterium genomic DNA contains:
- a CDS encoding glycosyltransferase family 39 protein translates to MTTQSESLESAPSQAGLRVPPGRAWLRSPALWLVVLAFAVRIGFMLAAHTYLFERYRADEYSYFNETTNIARSIAEGRGFSSPFGAADTGPTSWVAPVYPYLCALFFAWFGVFSTNAAVALLILQSLISALTCLPILGIAARTVGRCAGFVAALLWAGFPWFSKWAVSWVWEISLSTLLFTCLFWYALRLSEPASGKLWLGFGALWGIALLVNPVLLPLLPASLVWCGFQIHRAGGKWVKPALLALAACLLVISPWLVRNRVVFGQWAFLRSNFGFEFWLGNARYASPRGWNGQHPAGNPDELARYRAMGEPAYVSWKLQDALVWVRQSPWGFVKLTARRAAYFWDGSAMGYRPAMARYWLPWSFAAFSFLTLSAMLMAHRRRLRAWPLFFASLLLYPLPYYLTYNQVRYRHVLEPLMLLLLCYAVVEMFTARPSAAP, encoded by the coding sequence ATGACCACCCAGAGTGAATCGTTGGAATCCGCGCCATCCCAAGCAGGCTTGCGTGTGCCGCCCGGGCGTGCCTGGCTGCGCTCTCCGGCATTGTGGCTGGTGGTGCTCGCCTTCGCGGTGCGCATCGGTTTCATGCTGGCGGCGCACACCTATCTGTTCGAACGCTATCGGGCTGACGAATACTCGTACTTCAACGAAACCACCAACATCGCCCGTTCCATTGCCGAAGGCCGCGGCTTCAGCTCTCCCTTCGGCGCTGCTGATACCGGGCCGACATCGTGGGTTGCGCCGGTCTATCCGTATCTGTGCGCGCTGTTCTTTGCCTGGTTCGGTGTTTTCAGCACCAATGCGGCGGTGGCGTTGCTCATTTTGCAGAGCCTGATTTCCGCGCTGACCTGCCTTCCGATCCTGGGGATTGCCGCGCGTACCGTCGGACGCTGCGCCGGATTCGTGGCGGCGCTGCTCTGGGCGGGGTTCCCGTGGTTCAGCAAGTGGGCCGTAAGCTGGGTGTGGGAGATCTCGCTCAGCACGTTATTGTTCACCTGCCTGTTCTGGTACGCGCTGCGGCTGTCGGAGCCCGCCTCCGGCAAACTGTGGCTTGGGTTTGGGGCGCTTTGGGGAATTGCGTTGCTGGTGAACCCGGTGCTGCTGCCGCTGCTGCCGGCATCGCTGGTGTGGTGCGGATTTCAAATCCATCGCGCCGGCGGGAAATGGGTCAAGCCCGCGCTGTTGGCGCTAGCTGCGTGCCTCCTGGTGATCTCGCCGTGGCTGGTGCGCAACCGGGTGGTCTTCGGGCAATGGGCGTTCCTGCGCAGCAACTTCGGTTTCGAATTCTGGCTGGGAAACGCGCGCTACGCCTCGCCGCGAGGGTGGAATGGCCAGCATCCCGCCGGCAACCCTGACGAACTCGCGCGCTATCGGGCCATGGGCGAACCGGCGTACGTGAGCTGGAAATTGCAGGACGCGCTCGTGTGGGTGCGGCAATCCCCGTGGGGGTTCGTAAAGCTGACCGCCCGCCGCGCGGCGTATTTCTGGGACGGCAGCGCCATGGGGTACCGCCCGGCCATGGCCCGCTATTGGCTGCCGTGGAGTTTTGCCGCGTTCAGTTTTCTGACCCTGTCCGCCATGCTGATGGCGCACCGGCGACGGCTGCGCGCCTGGCCGCTGTTTTTCGCCTCCCTGCTGCTGTATCCCCTGCCCTACTACCTGACGTACAACCAGGTTCGCTATCGCCACGTGCTGGAGCCGCTTATGCTGCTGCTGCTGTGCTATGCCGTGGTCGAGATGTTTACGGCGCGACCTTCAGCGGCGCCGTGA
- a CDS encoding VWA domain-containing protein, with protein MRKVVEVGMHSMRLVVPVLMMSLVVAAVAQTSSPTATFKSRTDLVLVPVVVHDKQGKHVSGLSAADFTLQDDGAKQNLASVEEVASDSSPAAPPPELAADVKRGVLFTNQVARSSQPKTILIFAVDLLNAPFVDTEMGRRAMLSFVASHMSPNVTMGLVTIEPGQVRLLHAFTTSPTVLSAALQKVTAVTSTPATQGTLEAQQTALQDLQAVTQTEAGTMANFIAGQRAQMSQAYLAATAARNDQNIASALEALRQIGAWVAGVPGRKVLVWLTGNIPFISGQGVMALGKLGVEEYERTMKALADANVAVYPVDVRGVVPSSMYSARYKDPGMQQQLTMAESMDGSPSGIARRSQSLQVGVVHIEDAHEAMNYIANLTGGRAYYNRNDIPRVLDDAAADSSRYYMLSYYLDRSHAKPGWHKLKVSVHHQDATVHARNGFFLDKPAQEGSASAKQQDESTALASPFEYTALPVNLKWMDTVPRGDKRHVRFEVYIPPSSDLIGTDRNTLDLDVIATALGGNREVAGQSSKNIKSQLKPQAQQQIQNFGLTYVSDLDLKPGEYAVRLVVRDNLTGRLGSVTAPLRVVP; from the coding sequence ATGCGCAAGGTAGTGGAGGTTGGCATGCATTCCATGCGGCTTGTTGTTCCCGTTCTCATGATGTCATTGGTTGTGGCCGCCGTGGCCCAGACTTCCTCGCCGACGGCGACCTTTAAGAGCCGTACCGACCTGGTCCTGGTGCCAGTGGTGGTCCACGACAAGCAAGGAAAGCACGTATCGGGTTTATCAGCCGCCGATTTCACTTTGCAGGACGACGGCGCAAAACAGAATCTTGCCTCGGTCGAAGAAGTCGCTAGCGACTCCTCGCCGGCAGCGCCCCCGCCCGAACTTGCGGCCGACGTAAAGCGCGGCGTCTTGTTCACCAACCAGGTGGCGAGGTCATCGCAGCCGAAGACAATCCTGATCTTCGCCGTGGACTTGTTGAACGCGCCGTTTGTGGATACCGAAATGGGGCGGCGGGCGATGTTGAGCTTCGTCGCCTCGCACATGAGCCCGAATGTGACTATGGGCCTGGTGACGATTGAACCGGGGCAGGTCCGGTTGCTGCACGCCTTTACCACGTCGCCCACGGTGCTCAGCGCCGCACTGCAGAAGGTCACGGCAGTGACCAGCACGCCGGCGACCCAAGGCACTCTGGAAGCGCAGCAGACTGCGCTGCAGGACCTGCAAGCTGTGACCCAGACAGAGGCCGGCACCATGGCCAACTTCATCGCCGGCCAGCGCGCGCAAATGTCGCAGGCTTATCTGGCAGCGACGGCGGCTCGCAATGATCAGAACATTGCGAGCGCGCTGGAAGCCCTGCGCCAGATTGGGGCCTGGGTGGCCGGCGTTCCCGGACGCAAGGTGCTGGTGTGGCTCACCGGCAACATCCCGTTCATATCCGGGCAGGGGGTGATGGCCTTGGGCAAGCTGGGCGTCGAGGAGTACGAGCGCACCATGAAAGCGCTGGCCGACGCCAACGTGGCGGTGTATCCGGTGGATGTGCGCGGCGTGGTGCCATCTTCCATGTACTCCGCCCGCTATAAAGACCCAGGAATGCAGCAGCAGCTAACCATGGCCGAATCCATGGATGGTTCGCCCAGCGGCATCGCTCGCCGCAGCCAGTCCCTGCAAGTCGGGGTCGTGCACATCGAGGACGCGCATGAGGCCATGAATTACATAGCCAACTTGACCGGTGGCAGGGCCTACTACAACCGCAACGACATTCCTCGCGTGCTGGACGACGCGGCCGCCGACTCCTCACGCTACTACATGCTCAGCTACTACCTCGACCGCAGCCACGCCAAGCCGGGATGGCACAAGCTGAAGGTGAGCGTCCACCACCAAGACGCCACGGTGCACGCCCGCAACGGCTTCTTTCTGGACAAGCCGGCACAGGAGGGTTCTGCGTCCGCCAAGCAGCAGGATGAAAGCACGGCGCTCGCCTCTCCCTTCGAATACACGGCTTTGCCCGTCAACCTGAAATGGATGGATACGGTCCCCCGCGGCGATAAGCGCCATGTGCGCTTCGAGGTGTATATCCCCCCTTCCTCCGACCTCATCGGCACGGACCGCAACACTCTGGACTTGGATGTGATTGCGACCGCCCTTGGTGGAAACCGCGAGGTAGCGGGGCAATCCTCGAAAAATATCAAGTCGCAACTCAAGCCGCAGGCGCAGCAGCAGATCCAGAATTTCGGGTTGACTTACGTGAGCGATCTCGACCTGAAGCCCGGCGAGTACGCCGTGCGTCTGGTGGTGCGCGACAACCTCACCGGGCGGCTGGGGAGCGTCACGGCTCCGCTGCGGGTCGTGCCGTAA
- a CDS encoding lactonase family protein, translating into MKITRSLPLALCAALFMWAGCGGHEFWVTVNSTPTPTNPTGAVPKFAYAANFNAGGAGSVSAYTINSGTGALTAVSGSPFAAGTGTVAAGANSAGNFVYAANQGGGVSAFTITRADGTLVAVSGSPFTTGTTPVWVAVDPGGRFVYVVNGGSNDISGFAINSSTGALTGFSSTFPVTATPLRATVDPLGRFLYVALGTGGTEIFKINSNGTLAVVRTVPAAPCAASDAVALDASSRFVFVADGSTGICNYAVNASSGDLMLITSTIIPAGTNPVAVAAGANGKFLFAANNGSSNLSGYVINADGSLTAMSGSPFSVGSAPVDVTVDPSGAFVYVANFSGNSVSVFTVNSSNSLSSVGTATAGTNPNSVVTTQ; encoded by the coding sequence ATGAAAATCACGCGTAGTCTCCCCCTCGCTTTGTGCGCAGCGCTGTTCATGTGGGCCGGCTGCGGCGGCCACGAATTCTGGGTGACCGTCAACTCGACCCCCACTCCAACTAACCCCACCGGGGCAGTGCCCAAGTTTGCCTACGCCGCCAATTTCAACGCCGGCGGGGCGGGCAGTGTGTCCGCCTACACAATCAACAGCGGAACCGGCGCCTTGACTGCGGTGAGCGGATCGCCCTTTGCCGCGGGCACCGGTACGGTGGCGGCAGGCGCTAATTCGGCCGGAAATTTCGTCTACGCCGCCAACCAGGGCGGTGGCGTTTCCGCCTTCACCATCACCCGCGCCGACGGCACGCTGGTAGCTGTCAGCGGGTCGCCCTTCACCACCGGTACCACGCCGGTATGGGTGGCCGTGGATCCTGGCGGCCGTTTCGTTTACGTCGTGAACGGCGGTTCCAACGACATCTCGGGCTTCGCCATCAACTCGAGCACGGGCGCCCTGACCGGGTTCAGCTCCACCTTCCCCGTCACCGCCACGCCGCTGCGCGCGACCGTCGATCCTTTAGGCCGCTTTCTTTACGTGGCGCTGGGAACGGGGGGAACGGAAATCTTCAAGATCAACAGCAACGGGACACTGGCAGTGGTGCGCACCGTCCCGGCCGCGCCCTGTGCCGCCTCTGACGCCGTTGCGCTCGATGCCAGCTCCCGCTTCGTCTTCGTCGCCGACGGCTCGACCGGCATCTGCAATTATGCGGTGAACGCCAGCTCCGGTGACCTGATGCTGATCACTTCGACCATCATCCCCGCCGGCACCAATCCGGTGGCGGTGGCGGCCGGCGCCAACGGCAAGTTCCTGTTCGCCGCCAACAACGGCTCGAGCAATCTTTCCGGCTATGTCATCAACGCCGACGGCTCGCTGACCGCGATGTCGGGCTCGCCGTTTTCGGTCGGCAGCGCGCCCGTGGACGTGACCGTGGATCCCTCCGGCGCGTTCGTTTACGTTGCCAACTTCAGCGGAAATTCGGTCTCCGTCTTCACCGTCAACAGCAGCAATTCCCTGTCGTCGGTGGGCACGGCGACCGCGGGAACGAACCCGAATTCCGTCGTGACCACGCAGTAG
- a CDS encoding VWA domain-containing protein, with protein sequence MRNALSCFALAACLVAVAPLVGGQTPPTTPTFKSRADLVLVPVIVRDKHGNHVPGLTAKDFVLRKDREAQRIASVEEITADTTTPLPVMMPESVFTNQFSSPQQAKELVIIALDLINTPQLDLDTARKAALKYLATQIRPNQLVGLVTIERGRVRLLHTFTTSPVVLNAALQRATESTTAAIVAGSASQVLSRAEEEKVQTEAAGIAGMIAQAHAQMDTAIARVNTGRLELDVKATLDSLQHIAMWVAGLPGRKVLIWITGDIPFITNQGNVVLARVTQEDYGRAMQALADANVAVYPVDVRGLLNYDFAANSSVYLGPGSDVFDRMMRGGINGPTDLPSNHFVFNDFADVTGGKAFYNNNDIAKLLERAAADSTRYYMLSFYLDRNNLKPGWHKIEVTVKRTNATTRARKGFFVPNGKEDTLALRQANENLAIASPFEYTGLPIIMKWKDAVASGATQKIAFEISIPPAAGLAGEDDRNALDLDFLAVATGADGSIAGRSSRTFRTVLKSEAQQKVKTYGVTYVGDLDLKPGEYAVRLVVRDNLTGRLGSITAPLKVAP encoded by the coding sequence ATGCGCAACGCACTCTCCTGCTTCGCGCTCGCCGCTTGCCTAGTCGCCGTTGCGCCTCTGGTTGGCGGACAAACGCCGCCAACGACGCCCACCTTCAAGAGCCGCGCCGATTTGGTGCTGGTGCCGGTGATTGTGCGCGATAAGCACGGCAATCACGTTCCCGGGCTGACCGCCAAGGATTTCGTTCTGCGCAAGGATCGCGAGGCGCAACGCATTGCTTCGGTGGAGGAAATCACGGCCGACACGACAACGCCGTTGCCGGTCATGATGCCCGAATCCGTTTTCACCAACCAATTCTCCAGCCCGCAACAGGCAAAGGAACTGGTGATCATCGCCCTCGACCTCATCAACACGCCGCAACTCGATCTGGACACGGCTCGAAAGGCGGCCCTGAAATACCTGGCCACGCAAATCCGCCCTAACCAACTGGTCGGCCTGGTGACCATCGAACGTGGGCGCGTACGCCTGCTGCACACTTTCACGACTTCTCCCGTGGTACTGAACGCGGCGTTGCAACGCGCGACGGAATCAACGACGGCCGCGATAGTGGCAGGGTCGGCAAGTCAAGTGCTGTCGCGGGCTGAGGAAGAAAAAGTGCAGACGGAGGCCGCGGGCATCGCCGGGATGATCGCGCAGGCACACGCACAAATGGACACTGCGATCGCGCGAGTCAATACCGGCCGGTTGGAGCTCGACGTCAAAGCTACCCTGGATTCCCTGCAGCACATCGCGATGTGGGTAGCCGGGCTGCCGGGGCGGAAGGTGCTGATCTGGATTACGGGAGATATTCCTTTCATCACCAATCAAGGCAATGTGGTACTCGCGCGCGTCACGCAGGAGGACTACGGACGGGCCATGCAGGCGCTAGCGGACGCCAATGTTGCTGTTTACCCGGTGGACGTTCGGGGACTGCTGAACTACGACTTTGCAGCCAATTCTTCCGTCTACCTTGGACCGGGCTCCGACGTTTTCGACCGCATGATGAGGGGCGGGATCAATGGGCCGACGGATCTGCCGAGCAATCATTTCGTATTCAACGATTTCGCCGATGTGACCGGCGGCAAGGCGTTCTATAACAACAACGATATCGCCAAGCTGTTAGAGCGCGCGGCGGCCGATTCGACGCGCTACTACATGCTGAGCTTTTACCTGGACCGCAACAACTTGAAGCCGGGCTGGCACAAGATCGAGGTCACAGTAAAGCGAACGAATGCGACCACGCGAGCGCGCAAAGGATTTTTCGTGCCGAACGGAAAGGAAGACACTCTTGCGTTGCGTCAGGCCAACGAGAACCTTGCCATCGCGTCGCCCTTCGAATACACCGGCTTGCCGATCATCATGAAATGGAAGGACGCGGTGGCGTCGGGTGCGACACAGAAGATTGCCTTCGAGATATCCATTCCGCCTGCCGCAGGATTGGCCGGCGAGGATGATCGCAATGCCCTCGACCTGGATTTTCTAGCAGTAGCCACGGGTGCGGACGGCAGCATCGCCGGGCGATCATCGCGGACGTTTCGCACCGTTCTCAAGTCGGAAGCCCAGCAAAAGGTGAAGACGTACGGCGTCACTTACGTGGGCGATCTCGACCTCAAGCCCGGCGAGTACGCCGTGCGTCTGGTGGTGCGCGACAACCTCACCGGAAGGCTGGGGAGCATCACGGCGCCGCTGAAGGTCGCGCCGTAA
- a CDS encoding 6-phosphofructokinase codes for MTDIKTIGISTGGGDCPGLNAVIRAATRSAILQHGWRVIGITDGFDGLIWPERSRELTMESVSGILPRGGTILGTTNRGNPFKYKSVENGQEVVLDLAPKVIENARKLGIDAIIVIGGDGTQAIGLQLFRQGLNVVGVPKTIDNDLCATDVTFGFDTALHTCTDAIDKLFSTAESHHRVMVVEVMGRDAGWIALEAGLAGGAHVILIPEIPFDIRNVCQFILNRDAGGKKFTIVVVAEGIKPGSDLKARFEEEKRRYPRAGAAGNLIGDALGMCTRKDVRVTVLGHVQRGGSPSPFDRILSTRFGAEAVELIARGDFGKMVALRGARIETVDIAEAIGAMKRVDPQGELVRVAKAVGVCFGD; via the coding sequence ATGACCGACATCAAGACGATTGGCATCTCCACCGGCGGCGGCGATTGTCCTGGCCTGAACGCGGTCATCCGCGCGGCCACGCGCAGCGCCATCCTGCAACACGGCTGGCGCGTCATCGGCATCACCGACGGCTTCGACGGCCTGATCTGGCCGGAGCGCTCGCGCGAGCTCACCATGGAAAGCGTCAGCGGCATCCTGCCGCGCGGTGGTACCATCCTGGGCACCACCAACCGCGGCAATCCCTTCAAGTACAAGTCGGTCGAGAACGGGCAGGAGGTAGTGCTTGACCTGGCGCCGAAGGTCATCGAGAACGCGCGCAAGCTCGGCATTGACGCCATCATCGTCATCGGCGGCGACGGCACGCAGGCGATCGGCCTGCAATTGTTCCGCCAGGGGCTGAACGTGGTCGGCGTGCCCAAGACCATTGACAACGATCTCTGCGCCACCGACGTCACGTTCGGCTTCGACACCGCTCTCCACACCTGCACCGACGCGATTGACAAACTGTTCAGCACCGCGGAATCGCACCATCGCGTCATGGTGGTCGAAGTCATGGGCCGCGACGCCGGGTGGATCGCCCTGGAAGCAGGCCTGGCCGGCGGCGCGCACGTCATCCTCATCCCCGAAATCCCGTTCGACATCCGCAATGTCTGCCAGTTCATCCTCAATCGCGACGCCGGCGGGAAGAAGTTCACCATCGTGGTGGTCGCCGAAGGAATCAAGCCCGGCTCTGACCTGAAGGCGCGCTTCGAAGAGGAGAAGCGGAGGTATCCGCGCGCCGGAGCGGCCGGCAACCTGATCGGCGACGCGCTCGGCATGTGCACCCGGAAGGACGTGCGCGTCACCGTGCTCGGCCACGTGCAGCGCGGCGGGTCGCCGTCACCCTTCGACCGCATCCTGAGCACGCGCTTCGGCGCCGAGGCGGTGGAATTGATCGCGCGCGGCGATTTCGGAAAGATGGTCGCCCTGCGCGGGGCGCGCATCGAGACCGTGGACATCGCCGAGGCGATCGGCGCCATGAAGCGGGTCGATCCCCAGGGCGAGCTGGTGAGAGTCGCCAAGGCCGTCGGCGTTTGCTTCGGGGATTGA
- a CDS encoding PAS domain S-box protein, which translates to MNPLSLIIEAEFEAFVDAIPDAVAIVDERGRIVLANAQIEELFGYAATELTGQPIEILIPERFRQNHPHHRKSFEHNPRARPMGTGLDLYGLRKNRTEFPVEISLSPLKTRTSSMVIAAIRDVTERKEREEALWKLNRSLEAEKAYRSLVEHAPYGIYRSEVEDDHFLAVNPALMLMLGYEHEHELLRLSIGDDVYRDPADRLAHLELTRQQRHFQGLEVEWKRKDGSPLFVRLSGRRGSEESGPEYMDVVAEDVTQRRKLEEQFQKAQRLEAVARLAGGVAHDFNNLLGVITGYAYMLLTDNPAGPARERIDGILQAAGSAATLTRDLLAVSRSQVLQPTVLDLNAVVKETEKILVRVLGEDIRLRIELDPRLGRAKLDRTQIEQVLLNLVINARDAMPAGGEIRIQTGNAHLDEIYCKAHAGVQPGEYVVLGVVDTGKGMDQATQARVFEPFFTTKSPDKGTGLGLASVYGIVHQSGGHIWLYSEPGIGTTFKIYFPRVYDRAEAAAARRSPATFHGSETVLLVEDHALLRKVTTEMIRGMGYTVLVADGPDAAIEIARKHEIDLLVSDVVMPDMNGLTLRDKIVSMRPQIRTLLMSGYSGDVISQYGDIGAGTGLLAKPFTAEALGAQMRALLEQK; encoded by the coding sequence ATGAATCCACTCTCCCTCATCATCGAGGCCGAGTTCGAAGCCTTCGTTGACGCCATACCGGACGCGGTGGCGATCGTGGACGAGCGCGGACGGATCGTCCTGGCCAATGCGCAAATCGAGGAGCTGTTCGGGTATGCCGCAACGGAGTTGACGGGACAGCCGATTGAGATTTTAATTCCCGAGCGCTTCCGCCAGAACCATCCTCATCACAGGAAATCGTTCGAGCATAATCCGCGGGCAAGGCCCATGGGCACCGGCCTTGATTTGTACGGGCTGAGGAAGAACCGCACCGAGTTCCCGGTCGAGATCAGCCTCAGTCCGCTGAAGACGCGGACCAGTTCGATGGTGATCGCGGCCATTCGAGACGTGACCGAGCGCAAAGAGCGCGAGGAAGCGCTGTGGAAGCTGAACCGGAGCCTGGAGGCGGAAAAGGCCTATCGCTCGCTGGTGGAACACGCACCCTACGGAATTTACCGTTCCGAGGTGGAGGACGATCACTTCCTGGCGGTGAATCCGGCGCTGATGCTCATGCTGGGTTACGAACATGAACACGAACTGCTGCGCCTGAGCATTGGCGACGACGTGTATCGCGATCCCGCCGACCGCCTCGCCCACCTGGAGTTGACCCGCCAACAACGCCACTTCCAGGGCCTGGAAGTGGAGTGGAAGCGCAAGGACGGCAGCCCTCTGTTTGTCAGACTGTCAGGCCGGCGAGGAAGCGAGGAATCCGGCCCCGAGTACATGGATGTGGTGGCGGAAGACGTCACCCAGCGGCGCAAGCTCGAAGAACAGTTCCAGAAAGCGCAACGGCTCGAAGCCGTCGCCCGCCTGGCGGGGGGCGTAGCCCACGACTTCAACAACCTTCTGGGCGTGATCACCGGCTACGCTTACATGTTGCTCACGGATAACCCTGCGGGTCCGGCCCGGGAGAGGATTGATGGCATCCTGCAGGCAGCCGGCAGCGCGGCGACGCTGACTCGCGACCTGCTGGCGGTCAGCCGCAGCCAGGTGCTGCAACCGACCGTCCTGGACTTGAATGCGGTGGTGAAAGAAACCGAGAAGATCCTGGTGCGCGTTCTCGGCGAGGACATACGCCTGCGCATCGAGTTGGATCCCCGGTTGGGCCGGGCCAAGCTGGATCGCACGCAGATCGAGCAAGTGCTGTTGAACCTGGTCATCAACGCACGCGACGCCATGCCGGCCGGCGGTGAAATCCGCATTCAGACCGGCAATGCCCACCTGGACGAAATTTACTGCAAGGCCCATGCCGGTGTGCAACCGGGAGAGTACGTGGTGCTCGGGGTGGTGGATACCGGCAAAGGCATGGACCAGGCGACGCAGGCGCGCGTCTTCGAACCTTTCTTTACTACCAAGTCTCCGGACAAGGGGACCGGCCTCGGCCTGGCCAGCGTCTACGGCATCGTTCACCAGAGTGGCGGCCACATCTGGCTGTACAGCGAGCCGGGAATCGGCACGACTTTCAAGATCTACTTCCCGCGGGTTTACGACCGCGCCGAGGCAGCCGCCGCACGACGCTCCCCGGCCACATTTCACGGCAGCGAGACCGTTCTGCTGGTCGAGGACCACGCGCTGCTGCGCAAGGTCACAACCGAGATGATCCGCGGCATGGGCTACACGGTGCTGGTGGCCGACGGACCGGATGCCGCCATCGAGATCGCACGCAAGCATGAAATCGATCTCCTGGTGAGCGACGTGGTGATGCCGGACATGAATGGGCTGACGCTGCGGGACAAGATCGTGTCTATGCGCCCGCAGATCAGGACGCTGCTGATGTCGGGATACTCCGGCGACGTGATCTCTCAATATGGCGACATCGGCGCTGGCACCGGCCTGCTGGCCAAACCGTTTACCGCTGAAGCCCTGGGCGCACAGATGCGGGCACTGCTGGAGCAGAAATAG